One segment of Rattus norvegicus strain BN/NHsdMcwi chromosome 16, GRCr8, whole genome shotgun sequence DNA contains the following:
- the Sap30 gene encoding histone deacetylase complex subunit SAP30 encodes MNGFTPEEMSRGGDAAAAVAAVVAAAAAAASAGNGNAAGGGAEVPGAGAVSASGPPGAAGPGPGQLCCLREDGERCGRAAGNASFSKRIQKSISQKKVKIELDKSARHLYICDYHKNLIQSVRNRRKRKGSDDDGGDSPVQDIDTPEVDLYQLQVNTLRRYKRHFKLPTRPGLNKAQLVEIVGCHFKSIPVNEKDTLTCFIYSVRNDKNKSDLKADSGVH; translated from the exons ATGAACGGCTTCACTCCGGAGGAGATGAGCCGAGGCGGGGATGCGGCCGCCGCCGTGGCCGCTGTGGTCGCTGCTGCAGCTGCCGCCGCCTCGGCGGGGAATGGGAACGCTGCCGGCGGTGGGGCAGAGGTACCCGGTGCCGGTGCGGTGTCCGCTTCTGGGCCACCTGGAGCGGCCGGTCCGGGCCCCGGGCAACTCTGTTGTTTGCGTGAGGACGGTGAGCGGTGCGGGCGAGCGGCAGGCAACGCCAGCTTCAGCAAGAGGATCCAGAAGAGCATCTCCCAGAAGAAGGTGAAGATCGAGCTGGATAAGAGT GCAAGGCATCTTTACATTTGTGACTATCATAAGAACCTAATTCAGAGTGTTcgaaacagaaggaagaggaaagggagcgATGATGATGGAGGAGACTCACCTGTTCAGGACATCGACACTCCAGAG gtTGATTTGTACCAATTACAAGTAAATACACTTAGAAGATACAAAAGACACTTCAAGCTTCCAACCAGACCAGGTCTAAATAAAGCACAACTTGTTGAG atAGTTGGTTGCCACTTTAAGTCTATTCCAGTGAATGAAAAAGACACCTTAACATGTTTCATCTACTCAGTGAGGAACGACAAGAACAAATCAGATCTCAAGGCGGACAGTGGTGTCCACTAG